The window tgtaccccgcctcctgcccgacgatagctgggataggctccagcacgcccgcgacccaagtgaggagaagcggctcagaaaatggatggatgttaaatagGGATTGGCAAAGACCGATACCAGGAATTAGTATCAGGGCGacaccggccttatttcaaggtattgggtattcgtgaaggctgccgataccagtcACCTGATACTCCAGGCAAGAAAATATGACATTGAGTAAGTTTTCCTCACCAGGAGTTGACGCAACACTACGGCAGTTTCACACATTcgcgaatcatcatgtgcgtaagaaagaaagaaaggtctttatTCAATTACCTTTCATTGTGTTCATCGGAATTTTATGTTTGAAAAGTATTAGTGGTATTGGTACTctgtatcggtgagtactcaagagtgaatacttgtactggtatcggtctgaaaaaaaaatggtatcgaACATCAGtactgttaaataaaaatattccaaaataaatgttgggcgtgagttgtggcttAGGGTTAGCGGCTTGTGTGCGAGTGTACTCGTTCtgtaagtgtgtgtttttgactgtttgtcccgttcaataaacagctgaaagtacGTCAGGGACTTTCCTTGCTCACATCCCAGGGCTAACGTATCTATACCTGAATTgctcaatttgttttttcttcacttGAGCGGCAACATATCTGAAGCTTGCTCGTTCGTCAAatttggcttgcaacacaaagccgCCCCccaatgtcaaaatgtaaaacatggcAGAGTTTCAATTAATTTCTCGCAATAGTTAAAAGACTCACCACTTCCAGCTGTGCGTTGTAATACGCAGCGTAGATAGCGACGCTGGGCGCTGTGGGGAACACTCCATAAAGAAAGGCATAGTCTGAGAGACTCGAGTGGTTCAAAGGGCTAGTGGTGTCAAGAAGATCCACCATATCTTTACAAATCAGAGGCATCAGCAACCTGAGGAATGCAGTATTGCGCTATTATTTAACCCAGACATTAGTTCAGAGAAATGTCCGATTCATTGAAAACACCAGCACAAAAATACATCTGTTCTTCTTTTACTTACAATTTTGCAGTCAAGAGTAATATCAGCGTCACAACAGTGGACCTGGTTAATTTTCTCAGCTCCCCCACCATGGACAGACCCAAGTAGAACAAAGCGGCCCCCCCGAAGGAGTTGGCCAAACCATCCACAAAGTCCTCCATGAAGGAAGGTATCTTCTGGTGCAGGATAAAGTGGGCCGCGATGCCAATAACGACCATGAAAACTATCGGGTTCTTGAGGACGTGTAGCACCACTTGTCCCACAATCAGAAGTTTGCCCTGCTGGTGGTCACGCTTATCCTTCCATTTCTGGACCTCACAAAAGGCAAAGCCAATGGGATTGAGCAGCATGAGCGACACAGGTGCCACCAGGTAGATGTACTGGATGTATTCTGGATATGTGCTCTCATATAGAGCTTtaactggacacacacacagagtcaaatattagaaacacaatcgattttttaaaacatattgaaTACCTTCATCCTAGTCAGATGAAAGTATGTGGTCACAATTTGGCAAAGATGCAGACAGGAAGTTGTTTccacaaacaaaatgttcctATGTAAACAAGTAGTTGACACCCCACTAAGGTTTAGAATTTCCTATGGatgctacaaagacaacatcAAAACACTACagtacttttctattagacagggctttgccATGTCAAATAGAAGCTCCTTCcctcactttaacatagtttcttggccccaagatgccacaagatggcgacgAAGCACTACTTTTCCATTAGACAGTGCTTTAGCACTATCTTGCGGCATCATAGAGCTAGGGGCTGAAACGGTCAATTGGataaattgaataatttgtttacaaaatagGTCAAAGTGCCATCTCTGCCTTGAAGCTTCGCTGTGATCATTTGGCCACACGCACTAATGTTAATGCAGTCGTACATATAGTACGACAGGTTAGCCAGTTAATAGCCATCTAACTCTACACTCgctgacgcccacgtcactcgccagaccaggccccgcctttttaaagccatacacgtttaaagtcacagatacaacaatagaatgtgaggatggtgaACCCCAAGTGGAccaaaataatacctgcaacACTCATTCGCGTAATCAATGGGATGATTGCTGGAATACTCAGATCTAAAACTATATGATACCTGCAGCCCTAGCGTATGTCGTACTCAAAAGCATCATACGTACCAATTGGATAACCCAAAGCGAAGTCATTGCTTTGGGTGGCAAATATAGAGTAGAGTCCAGCTTTGCTGTAGCGGCTTTCGGGACTGGAAGCTACCAGCGTCAGGATACAAACGATGGCAAACACAGACACTTTGGCTATGAGAACGCTCCAGATGAACGGCCAGATGACGTTCCCAAAGTCCAGCAGCACCATATTCTTAAACAAGAGCGCGGGCAGGGCAAACTTGGACACAAAATTGCCTAAACCTTTAGCCTGAGTAGATGTGATAATGCGGGCCCTGCCAGCTATGTAGCCGCACAGgatgatcccaaaacatttcaacaaagcCGGGAGCAGCTTGTCTATGGATATTCTGGATGATGGAGCAGAGGGATCCATCACGTCTCCATCCCCATGTGGAAAGGTGCTGACAGCGGTGGTGCTGATCTCCATAATGCTGATGTTACTTCCCACCAGTGTCAGCAGTGACACATGGGTTAAGGTCGTATTGATGTCATGACTGTCAGATTACACATGGAGAATTGTATTAATCTACAAGGTATGTAACAATAAACATATAATGATTATATTTTTAAGACAAAAAGTTATTcccaaaatgaacatttttattggaactctaaactggaaacaaaagcaCAGCTTTTAACTTACAAATAACAAcgtaaaagaaatacattttaaaatacatcacaAAATACATCCTGCAAACTCTTTAAACTTCAAATTTGTGGATGCGAATAGTTCTTGTATCTTTTGTGGGCATGCTGATGAAACTTtggaccattttttttaatgtaaatgtaaaataacaaaacagttTTGGTCAAAGTATACTGAATGAAGAAGTAACTTCGTATATTTTCATTCCTGTTAAAATGTCATATTGTTTTTCCTTAAAATACGCAATATCGCTGGTGTCGGGCTCAAACCTGCTaggtccaaatttggtcaatttcatgtttCCATAATCCATACTATTGGTCAGACCCCATGTGGGTATGCTATTTTTACTCATTATTGACCAATATTGAGTCTTAAAAATGGCTCTCTCTCTTTGACAATGCAAAGTTAATGgctccaaaaacatgttttttttttttggggggggggggggggaaggtgaaggttttggagatgcCAGCAATATGTAACTATGAAAATAGGCAGAAATGCATCCAATTTCTGGTATATTACTTTTGGCTTCAAAACCAACATTTCCGCACTTTAACTCCCTCCATAAATAGCCTGACATGAAAATAGAAAGAATAAGAAATGTATAATAATTTTGTAGTTATTTGGTGATCCTCCTAACatttgatgttatttttttttcatttttatttaaatgtattcaatGTCTCATTATTCATCTATTCAAGATACCAAATACTAATTTGTATTGATCAATGTTCGATTTTCTACttttaaagtgtttaaaaaaccAACTCGCATTAAGATCAAAGTTTGAGGTGCAAAGGTAACCAGATGATTGATAATCTCCAACAACACCCAAAACAATCAGCATGTTCCCATttgtatatgtaaatatacTCTTTTACAGCAGAATCCAAACCAATGTGTCGTGTCACATTTGTTTGCCAAgagaaattataatttttttttcttctacaagaaaaacatttattttgttattttgttcaaCTATCTACACCAGCGACatgtagtgacaggcagaatgtttggtggtgtggcgtgagatttgtatttatttttttctcacatgTAAAACGTGTGTCTTAGCTGAGTGAGTTTAGGAAAGACTCTTTCAGAGCATATATGTTGCTAAAACAATTAGTCACGGTGCTTTAAGACGTCAATAGAGAAAAATGAAACTCACCGTTGCCTCTGTGCCAACAGTGCCCTTATGTGTCCCGGTGGGAGTAGCTATGTTTGTTAGCCCTATAGCTAACGTTAGCTGGAGGAACAAATGGCACCGTTTGGTcgtcaacaacacacagaatgGTGAGACACGCCGAGCAGGACAGAGCAGAGCACAGGCGCCACGCTTACACAACGGCGCAAATGAACGGCGAACGCTAGAGGACACTGACGCTTTCCTTACTTGGCTTCCCTCCCAGTTAACTTTCGTAATACAAGAGGCGCCGATATCGAGTCGACCAATCACAAGCGAAGGTGGAAGGAAGAGGCGGGGCTTAACCTGGACTTCCATCAGTAGCAGACAGTCAACACTCATCGGCCACAAAATTAGGTACTCCTCCACAGCCCAATACaagagtgatttaaaaaaatatatttgcaatCATTGCTGatatgtgtctattttttatttatatttactatATGAcaagttggcggcacggtggccgactggttagagtgtcaacctcacagttctaaggacccgggttcaaccccgactgtgtggagtttgcatgttctccccctgcctgcgtgggttttctccgggcactccggtttcctcccacatcccaagaacatgcataaattggagactctaaattgcccggtggtttgtttgtttgtttgtttgtatgtgctctgcgattggctggcaaccagttcagggtgtaccccgcctcctgcccgatgacacctgggataggctccagcacgcccgagaccctcgtgaggagaagcggctcagaagatggatggatatgacaAGTTACACTGGGGGTAGTCATTCATAACTTGAGCCGTACCTCACagaaaaaacaccaccaccatAAAACAGGGTTGACCAACTTGCAttaagagtcctgtaatattagATGCATTACTTTTCCAAAAATtggttgtttaaaatatgtgcttttacagtatttttattttcgtctcattaaataataataatacaaattattattacaaaaaaaatccctaccgtagatttaatttgttttgatgGTTGATGAATTAGAATTgaattatgcatttttattaattatgaataacaaaatgtatttatttatgtatttgtttgtttagttaTTACCTCAATCTACTAATGCACTGGTCCTTCAGTCTATTTTAAAAGTCCAACATGCCCATCGCGCACAAAAGTTTACCTAATCGAGccgtaaaacattttcatcaagaGGCAATTTGTTTCCATCATTTAATCAATTTTCTAACATCAAGCCTCAAAATTGTGAGGGAGACATCTAGGCCTCCATGTGGCCCTacattttgtttccaaataGTAAATGTAGTTGCATACCTGTACAGACTCCATACATTGATACACATCAACATTGGGCAGACGTGCGCCAAAATCAGATGAAATCCAataaagcactttacaaagacATTAATGAGACGTAATTAACATAgtagatattattttttttttaatgtgtagtTGACAAGAACACAGCATTATCTCATTACATTGTGCAGGGTTTATCAAGGATTGGAAGGGTTTATAAAGGACTTCCTGACAGATATTCAAGCTATAGTTATCAAACAGAAtgtattgtgttgtgttgtattGTATGAAAGTTTTTATCTTGAATTACAGTAACTGTTGACATGCTAACATTCATCTCATGATCATATATTGTAATAAAATGGTATTCAGAACACTTAGTATTACTCATAACATGCACAGCACACATAGAACCTGCAAAAATGGAACATTTAATCCTCATAGGATTTATTGTAGATATGTTAACCTGCAATACATGACATCAGTTTCATAAAAGTaccaaaaaaggcaaactacTCATTATATATGATACAGGTTTACAcaataatattgaaaatataaatacagtcaTTTTTAAAGCACCAAAAGAGCAAACAGGGAGCTCCACAATCCATAATgggataaaagaaaaaacatgtaatGAGGTTCACTCCTCTTTGAGCAGCCATGAGGCTTTAGGCATGTAGAGCtgtgattctcagtgtggtgcgcgggctccctctagtggtacatgaaagaataactgcctgagtacagttcagttgtatttaacttttacattCAATACATTTCCTATATTTGAGCGcattgttaatgttcaaattgtgcatgttacaatggcttagaataatatttaatatactttATAGTAACAAAACCTCcgtctcgtttttgatgaacacttactGTACTACCCTATTGCATTTTCGTGCCAGTGGTACTTGGACAGCGTtaattttgattaattttgtCTTGgaggtacttggtgtaaaaagctAAAGAACCAGTGATCTAGAGCATACTCAGCTCAATGAGACGTCCAGCAAACACGCCTAACGTGCCGATGAGACACACAGCCATGAAGACGCACAACAGGATGTGATCCAACACCATGGCCACAAACTTCCACTCCTCAGCAGCCTGGCCAAAGTGAACACAGAACACTTGTCATACACAGAACATGGGCCACAATGAAGAATGATGTTAATAAGACCAATGTTTATATTACGTTGTTAGATTCTTCATCCGATTTCATCGTCTCCGCGATGTACTTAACTCCCTCGATGGCACTGCGGACGTCTGGGTTTTTGGTTATGGGTGATTGGTAGGGCACAGCAGAAGCCTGGTTGCCAGAGATGTCTGAGATGTCAAAGTCGCCGCCGTAGATGTTCTTCACTGGCTTTTCCTTTCCGGGACGCTTCATCGTTGAGAAGAACATAATGTTCGGGATGGTTTCGATGAAAAGCtgttaccccccacccccaaagaaaacaaatgtttgtcagggatcacaatatatttttttgtctgtctgtctgtccatccgcccatccatccatccatccatccatccatccacctatctacctacctatctacctacctacctatctatctatctatctatctatctatctatctatctatctatctatctatctatctatctatctatctatctatctatctatctatctatctatctatctatctatctatctatctatctatctatctatcatccACTAGATGGCACTATATCAAAAGGACAGAAGGCTACCCCCCTGTACCAATCtacacatacatactgtagctaGAAATATTGAAATTCTACACAATATAGAGTCATGTGCTGACCTTTCGAACCCATTCGGGCATGGTGTGGGTGCTCGGGGATCGGTGGTGAGTGTTGATGACAATGACGGTAATGATGATGGAGGCGATGACGAAGACCATGGTGAAGAGCATGTACTTCCCAATGAGCGGGACCGCGCTGGAGGTGGACGGGATCAACTCCACGATGACCAGCAGGAAGACGGTCAGAGAGAGGAGGACGGAGATGCTCAGGGTCATCTTCTCACCTGGACGACACGACAAGGCGTCCCGATCATCTCAGAAGGCAAAACATGGGGAGATTATAATGCTCCAGCcctgtaaaatacagtatttgacatCTACTATCACTCCTTTCCCCCTATACCATCACCTGTGTGCAGCATGTGTGTACACATTCTTTTAGACTGGCTGATGTTTGGACATTGCTTTAATTCCTCACTCATACTCTTccacagtttcacaccacaaagAGAGAGAATCTGGAGTGGTCTGTATTAGGCCTTGTTAAGGatggcaatgtttttttctgttttatattGAAAATGCTAATTATGTGGCCTCCTGCTAATCCTCTAATCAATTCTGACCCCTAGAagtaaaatgttgtttgttttaatcaaatgtattaCTAGTAAAATGAAAAGCATGCTGTTTCTCATTGCTTGGCAGTTATGACGGAGTGTATTTTGGCAGCAGCAATTTTAGAAACCGGGCGCAGGTCATGTATTATACATTAGAGCGAAGGCTTGCTTTCAGACATGACAGCACAGAGGGACGCTGGGTAATGAggcagacatactgtacacagtgGGAACAGGGCCAGATGTGCGCAGGAGCAGAGTTGTTTGCGTAGTGGTCGGGGAGGCCTCAGGCTGGCATATTCGCTAGCGCTATGGATGCTGAGTTTACCAACAAGGTATTAAAATGATATCACGGAAAACATTGCACgtatttttgtgactttttaatCAAGCCTTGCAGTGAGGAGTGTAAGAAATTGTTTGACATcccagattgttttttttttacaactatccttttattcgctgaaaaacttgCCAATAGTCTGTTGCTGTGCTCTTTGTGAAACGCTCTAAAATGCCGCAACATCAAAGtcctgtctaatataaaaacaGTCTAgtagcgccatcttgtggcacattagtgccaaggaactacagtatgttgaagtgagggaaaGAGCCTCTTTTAGACAGACTCAAGCCCTGGCTGACATAAAAGTAGCACTTTGgcatcatcttgtggcatctataagcaATTATAAAACTTTTCTCGTTGGCTCCTCGTATATTACTGTAAAGTAACCTCAGGGTTTACATTCTATTATACTTCTATTATactatttaaatacaccctagGCCTGTTTGTATAACATTTACGGTCGGtgcttacattttttaaaggtctttaaagaaacttttcaaacaatgcaaacacatttaaacacacataTTGAGAAAGAGCAAATGCAATGgataaacacaaaaatactgcACGAACAGAATAACAAAATAGAGTAGAACTGTAATAAATAACACACAAAAGAAAGGAAATATTGGGACCGCAAACACTGAACCGCGATATCGTCGGTGTTTACTGTACTTGATTTGTGACTTCTCAAAGGAGCCCAGTGAGCCAGCTCAAATTTGGTCATAAAAAGTTGAATTTAGTTCCACATTGGATTCCAATGCAAAATGGTAAAAGGTCACTGAAATTGAAAGACTATGCATCAAAGCAATGTTATCCATGACTTAAGACTATTCTCTCTGATCATGTTCCTTCCACTATGTCACAATTGGAGAGCTTTTTCAGTAAAGCATGTAGGAAACGGAAGCGGCTTACCAGAGTCTGTGGGCAGATAGAAGACCAGCCCTGTCAGGAAGGAGAAGAGCATGCACGGGATGATGACGTTGACGATGAAGTAGAGGGGGAGGCGCAGCATGAGGAAGTGGTAGGTGATATCCAGGTAGGGGGTGTCTGGGCAGCAGGCGTAGTACACCCAATGTTTCCAGCTGCGGAAGTCTTTCATCACCCACTCTCCACTCTCCATGAAGTTACTCAAGTCGGGACGATCGCTGTCCTGGAGAGACAAAGCAACTAAGCGGCATGATATTTATGGTATTGCTGTTAGCCATCtgcatttgggcagacagtgaaCTACTCTTCATAAAAGCAGTTTCACGctctttattgccactcccaagTTAAAATTTAATGTCAAGCGAAACTAAAAACGCAGATTGTCTTGAaacaaaccacataacttttgCCTTACTAaagcttaatgttaacacaatgcaaaataccATACATGGGGTAACTAATAGCATCGGTGTCACGGTATTACAACCCTCCAAGCAACcgatgtttgaacacaaatagtggCGTAACACATATAGACGGATAatatgacaatactcacaggcatattttcctctgcaaaaaagcactaatattactgcagcttactgagaagCTGTGACCGTCTCCGTGTATATccgtgtctgtattatactacccccatgtggccaagtcacacacaccagaaggagcagtacaatgtccattgaattgaaacatGTGGCAAATACTGTTCAAATATTTATGCCATTGGTGTATGCTGcgatgaattaaactcatatctcaaggctccacaggatatatttttctcatgtttttataTACCTGAGGTTTATTTCCCATTTTGTACAGTTGCAAATAACTATCTAATATTTAGTGCCTCcaaatgtcatcaaaagatGTAGTACAAAAGATGTAAACAACAAAAGTCCAGAGATATTTTTGGGTTTTCAACCATTTCTTTTTACAGTTTAACTATGACAGTAATCAAGCCCTAACCATGTAAATGGAAACACAATGAAAGTGCCGAAGAGAGGAAGCTAGAGTGTTGGAACATCAGCCAACGATCCTTCAGATGTTTTAAAAGCCAcacaaatgattattattaatgcaTTCATACTCCAAATGTATTGTTCTATCAACAGCGTATTGTATTTCAATTAAGCTTCAGTttgttgtgctgctcctttAACCGAGCTGCGGACAGCTAACGTGTCATTGCATTAAATTACCTCATTACTGACTCAGGCGTTTGTGCAAATTAAATCACATGCAGGTTTAACAAATGATCTCCAAAGACAAACCAAGGTGATTATTGTTAACAAGAGCCAAGTTAACatgctttaaaaatgtatgttttaataagttgaagtgtgttttaataagtttaaatttgTTGAACGCATTTGGGAGGGACAAACGATATTTACAATGAGTAATTATATTAACATTACTGCGGAGTTGTGATGCCTCCGTGTACGTacgtatatccgtatgtctgtattgtactgggtcactgatggtgtaatggtacactcgcctgactttggtgtgggcagcgtgggttcagttcccactcaacgacggtgtgaatgtgagtgcgaatggttgtctgtgtctatatgtgccctgcgattgactggcgaccagttcagggtatagtccgcctttcgcctgaagtcagctgggataggctccagcaacccgcgaccctaaccaggataagcggtgttgaaaatggatggatggatgtattgtactgctcccaggtggccatagtgcacacacacacatcattgtAATGCCTTTCACACCcttccacaatttaaacatgAAAAACCAAAAAGTACCCCTTGGTGGGAATAGGCATTCTTTAAAAGTCACAATTGTGAGTGTAATTACAGGATTGACGACGACCAAGTTCCCATCGTAGGTCCAGGTGCCCAGTTTCATACTGCAGTTCTGCAGGTCAAAGGGGAAGTGCAGCACAATGATCTCACAATAGCTCTTGAAGATGGCAGGAGGGTTCCACGTGATCAGTCCCGTGTGCTCCAGCAGCACTTTGGTCTCATGCACAATAGCAAAGTCACCATCGGCGCTGCGGGCACACAACAAAAACCACGGCCAGTGTCAACATGGTTATTTTAACGACAACGCAAGGCGACAGCAGCGCTCGAGGACGAGTCCAAGTTCAGCTCGCCGCTCGCTGGTGTGGCAGCCCAGCAGgtagtcggggggggggggtagtgctACGTGTCAGACGTAACATATGGagtatgtgcttgtgtgtgcgaaAGTTCTACTACACAGTCTATATTTAGCCTGATGAAACCTTACCCAAGCTTTCACAAGTGTATGGAAAGCGTGAAAACAggtgttttgcttgtttttgggagaTCACTCAGCTCACTGTAGATCACAAATAGCAGACATGAAGAGAATCAAAAAAGGCCTCATGACATACTTGTTGTAGAGTACCAGATCGGGCCGCCAAATGTCAGTGGAGGGAATTCTGATCTTTCTGATCCCGCCATAATCCTCCGGGTTCCACTGCAAGTTGACATCTTTCCATTGCTGGAAAAAGCACAAAGAGACAATGGGAACTTTAGCAAGCagtttaacaataaaaaagaaaaagaaaaacacagttgTATACAGGTCCGATGGTGTTTAATGTGTCTTGCATGATttataagcaaaaaaaataactaaaatgaaATTTTCAAACCTGTTTGAGTCGCACGTTGCTGCTGACAATCTGGTTGACTTCGTCCTGTGGGTgcaacaaatgtgttcagaCAGCTGATAAAATGCGGAATCTCAAcagactttgtgtgtgtatgcgtgtatgtgtgtgtgtgcgcgtgtctgtCCTGAAATCTTACCACGCTGATAAGCTGGATGAGCTGCAGGCCCACAGTGACAACTACCGGGTCCTTGAAGTGACTGACGGGCCGGACCACCTTGTTGTAACCAGTGAAGAGGGTTTTGACCAGGCGGGTTTCATCATTGGAAGCCCAGGTGGCAGCTCCAGAAGAAAGAAAGCACACGGGAAGGACTCATGGGCTTGTTTACAAAGGGATTACCAGCAGCAATATTTAACAACGTGATGACTCTTGTGTGGGGGGTTGCTTGGAATTGTGTCAGAAAGTGATTATGCTGCCTTatgaatgtgacaaaaataGACGTGACAAGTGTCAGGCAGACTCTTGTACTACATGTGCGTAGCCTTTGTGTGCAccgtagtaaaaaaaataataatgtgttgaAGCACAGATAATGATGAAAACGTTATATTAAAACCTTTTCTGACATTTGAGCTGGATTAGCATGGCaactgcaaaatgttttttctgcaGAAATTGTGTGAGAATGCTGAAAAACTGGTGCTTAGCTGGAATGTGGTGGaattaattgaattgttgaaatgtagaGTGTCAgacttgaagttggaatggtttgaatcagtcaagaaatgtggaagcaggTAAATATGATAAGTATCTCTTAAAGGGGAGTTAccattcaaaaaacaaaaaacattcaaaaaaactaaaaaatataaattataatatttgatttgaaacaaaccaccaCGCCTgagaaaaaacaaccaatcagagatcaAAGGTGTGACTGACGAAGTGTCAGTCATTTGTCGTGAACTTGCGCGCACactccaaaaaaatacattaaaaaatctaataaataatgtatttattattttaaatgtattattgtattaacTCAATTACAAATGAGGCACTTTTCTGGGGTAACAGGTCAGCATGAGGGAATTTTGTTGTAGAAATGTGGGAATTTTGGGAATGTTATACATAGTTCCCTATTTATTGGGAAGTAAATGAACAGTTTGAAGATGGAATTGTTTGAATCAGTTGAATTAATTGTAAGGTATGGAAGtacagtccatccattttccagaccacttatcctcactagggtcacaggtgtgctggagcctatcccagctgactgtggccgagaggcggggtacaccctgaaccggtcgccagccaatcgcagg is drawn from Phycodurus eques isolate BA_2022a chromosome 12, UOR_Pequ_1.1, whole genome shotgun sequence and contains these coding sequences:
- the LOC133410621 gene encoding acetylcholine receptor subunit alpha, giving the protein MARRKNWIFTQAFSIPHIHHSVIYTPASSFSFAVLDAVISSAVGRCVVYAGFLPVCFLSSGAATWASNDETRLVKTLFTGYNKVVRPVSHFKDPVVVTVGLQLIQLISVDEVNQIVSSNVRLKQQWKDVNLQWNPEDYGGIRKIRIPSTDIWRPDLVLYNNADGDFAIVHETKVLLEHTGLITWNPPAIFKSYCEIIVLHFPFDLQNCSMKLGTWTYDGNLVVVNPDSDRPDLSNFMESGEWVMKDFRSWKHWVYYACCPDTPYLDITYHFLMLRLPLYFIVNVIIPCMLFSFLTGLVFYLPTDSGEKMTLSISVLLSLTVFLLVIVELIPSTSSAVPLIGKYMLFTMVFVIASIIITVIVINTHHRSPSTHTMPEWVRKLFIETIPNIMFFSTMKRPGKEKPVKNIYGGDFDISDISGNQASAVPYQSPITKNPDVRSAIEGVKYIAETMKSDEESNNAAEEWKFVAMVLDHILLCVFMAVCLIGTLGVFAGRLIELSML